The nucleotide window CGGGCCCTGGCGCGCCTCCGCCTTGTGGGTCGTGGCGATGCTGAGCAGCGCCTGGCAGGCGTGGCACGCCGATGAGGCACCTGCTCGCCGGCCACAGTTTCGGTACAGGCTGGGGATCGAAGCCGGATGCAACCCCAGAATCGACCTCCCCCGGGTCATGGGCAGGGCAGGCCGAGCGGGCGGGGCCTTACAGTTTCCTTAGAGAGCGGCCTGCCTGGTCGGTGCTGCTTGTTCCCCGCAGCAGCCATGGGCTACAATCACCGAGTGAGTAGACTGCGCGACCTTCCTTTGGGCGTTTCATGCCGCTGACACCGGGCACCACACTTCACGAGCGCTACCGGATCGAGAGCATCCTCGGTCAGGGTGGCATGGGCGCCGTCTATCGTGCCATCGACATCAACCTGGGCGTCCCGGTCGCCGTCAAGGAAAACCTGTTCACGACGGAAGAGTACGCCCGCCAATTCTGGCGTGAGGCCACGATCCTGGCCGGGGTCCGGCATGCGCACCTCCCCCGAGTGACCGATCACTTCGTCATCGAAAACGAAGGTCAGTACCTGGTCATGGACTTCATCCAGGGAGAGGACCTGCGCCAGATGCTGGAGCGGGGCGGCCCGATCACCGAACAGCGCCTGCTCCCATGGTTCCTCGAGATCTGCGACGCTCTCGCCTACCTGCACTCGCGGCGGCCGCCGATTGTGCACCGCGATGTGAAACCCGGCAACATCAAGATCAATCCCGATGGGCGGGCACTGCTGGTCGACTTTGGTCTGGCGAAGATCGTGGAAGACAGCGGGTCGACGACGATCGGCGCCAAGGCTATGACCCCGGGGTTCTCGCCGCCTGAGCAGTACGGTACAGGCCGCACCGATCCCAGGAGTGACGTGTACTCCTTGGGCGCCACGATGTATGCCGCCTTGACTCTGGCCATCCCGGAGGACGCGGTCGAGCGCGTCCTCGGGCGAACGAAGCTGACGCCGATCCAGAAGCGCAACTCTCGGGTCAGCACCTCGATGGCCCGGGCGGTCGAGAAAGCGCTGGAGGTCAAGCCCGAGGATCGGTATCCGACAGTTTCGGCCTTCGCCGCTGCCCTGAGTGCGGCCTCCGGCGCCACGCAGCCGGCGGTCTCGGCCAACTACCCCCATCTGGAGAAGACGGTTGTAGCTCCGGTCAGACCGCTCGCCATCGGGACCGACGAGCTGGAGCCACTCGAGGTTCGGCGCCGGCGCTGGCCGTATTTCGTGATCGGCGGGATCGCGCTGGTACTTGTGATTGTCGGCAGCATCCTGGCATTGAGCGATGGCCGGGCGGCGTCGTCTCCGCCGGGGTCATCTTCGACTGGCGCCCCGAACCACACACCGGTAGCTCCGGGTGCGGTCGTGGGGACGCTGGCCGCAGCCTCGACCCCGAGCGGGTTCTTGCCGACTCCAGTCCCTTCGGTGGCCGCGGGGGCTTCGCCCGCCACACTGGCGACTCCGGTCGGCGGCGGTGTCGGACAGATCGCCTTTGCCTCGGCTCGAACCGGCCTGCCGCAACTCTACCTGATGAATGCCGACGGAACCGACGTCAAACAGCTCACCGACATGAAGGAGGGCGCATGTCAGCCGTCCTGGTCGCCCGATGGGGAACGGCTGATGTACATCACGCCCTGCAGGGTGAACCAGGAGTCCTATGCTGGATCCGGAATCGTGATCCTGAGCCTTGCCGACCTGGCGACCCAGGCACTTCCCAGCATTGCCGGCGGCGGGGACTTCGATCCGGCATGGTCCCCCGATGGGCAGCGAGTCGCGTTCACCTCTTTGAGAGAGCAGGACCGTCCGAATGTGTTTGTCATGCAGCTCGACGGAAGCGGCTTGGCGAGCCTGAGCGCTCCGCTGGCGTACGAGAGCCAGGCGGCCTGGTCGCCAACGGGGTCCCAACTGGCGATCTCCTCCAACCGCGTGGGCAACCCAAGAGTGTTCCTGATTCCCGATGTCGGCGGCGAGGCGGAGCGCTATTCCTGGGGCCCCAGTGATGGGGACAGATTTCCGGACTGGTCGAAAGATGGTCAGAATGTCGTGTTCGAGCGGTCGCTGGATGGATTCCCGCGCCTGTTTGTCGCTCGCTATGAAGCGCCGGGCCAGGCGAGCAAGGCGATCTGTCCCGACGGACCGCTCTCGGTCGTGCCGATGGCCGAGCCCCGCTGGTCGCCGGACGGCGGCTGGGTCGCCTTGGAGACCTGGCCCGATGGCAAGAACCACAACATTGCTATCATGACGGCGGGCTGCACCAACTTCACCGAACTCACGACCGATCCGGACCTGGATTTCGACCCCGCCTGGCGTCCATAGCCCGAAGCCGCCCTGCGCTACAGGAAGGGTATCAGGCGGGGCTGGGAACAACGTCCTTGTGGGGCTTTCGCCGCCCGCCGGATAATGAAGCCTGGGGGCGGCGCCAACCGCATCCGCCCAGCGAGCAATCCATCGACAGTGGGGAGAATGCTATGACGGCGAAGATCATCGACGGAAAAGCGATTGCGGATGAGATCCGGGGGGAGATCGGTAAGGGTGTGGAGAAGCTCGTCGGCGGCGGAGGGCCTCGGCCCGGCCTGGCCACGGTCTTGGTCGGCGAGAATCCGGCGTCGCACACCTATGTCAAGATGAAGCGCAAGGCCTGCGCCGACCTGGGGATCGAATCCTTCCCGCACGAGCTCCCAGCCACAGCCACCCAGCAGGAAGTCGAGAC belongs to Anaerolineales bacterium and includes:
- a CDS encoding serine/threonine-protein kinase gives rise to the protein MPLTPGTTLHERYRIESILGQGGMGAVYRAIDINLGVPVAVKENLFTTEEYARQFWREATILAGVRHAHLPRVTDHFVIENEGQYLVMDFIQGEDLRQMLERGGPITEQRLLPWFLEICDALAYLHSRRPPIVHRDVKPGNIKINPDGRALLVDFGLAKIVEDSGSTTIGAKAMTPGFSPPEQYGTGRTDPRSDVYSLGATMYAALTLAIPEDAVERVLGRTKLTPIQKRNSRVSTSMARAVEKALEVKPEDRYPTVSAFAAALSAASGATQPAVSANYPHLEKTVVAPVRPLAIGTDELEPLEVRRRRWPYFVIGGIALVLVIVGSILALSDGRAASSPPGSSSTGAPNHTPVAPGAVVGTLAAASTPSGFLPTPVPSVAAGASPATLATPVGGGVGQIAFASARTGLPQLYLMNADGTDVKQLTDMKEGACQPSWSPDGERLMYITPCRVNQESYAGSGIVILSLADLATQALPSIAGGGDFDPAWSPDGQRVAFTSLREQDRPNVFVMQLDGSGLASLSAPLAYESQAAWSPTGSQLAISSNRVGNPRVFLIPDVGGEAERYSWGPSDGDRFPDWSKDGQNVVFERSLDGFPRLFVARYEAPGQASKAICPDGPLSVVPMAEPRWSPDGGWVALETWPDGKNHNIAIMTAGCTNFTELTTDPDLDFDPAWRP